Genomic DNA from Plutella xylostella chromosome 13, ilPluXylo3.1, whole genome shotgun sequence:
GAGGTTCTATGTGTAGACAGAATGCTATGTTTGCTTCTTGTTCTATAACGTCTTCTTCCAATTCGTAATCctttaaatatgtaggtagccTTCTAGTTCTTTGTTCTCTACTTAGTTCTTCATGTCTCTCTTCATGAACTTGCACTTCAGCTTCTCTTTGTACATTCTCATCTTGTTCATTTTCTTGTCCATGTTCTTCTTCTTGGTAGTATCTTACATTATTGTCCTGTTTCTTTTCTTGATATATGATGTCTGATTCATCAAATCTTACATCTCGACTGATGATTATTTTGTTAGTCTCTGGATCCCACAGCCTGTATCCAGTTGGTGCGTATCCTACTAATCTCCCTTCTTTCGCTCTGCCCTCGAATTTACTCTGTCTTCGTAAAATCACAGCCCATGCTTTGCTTCCGAAAGTTTTGAGCCTTGATAGGTCTGTTTTTCCTCTCATAATGCATTCTGGTGTCTCAAAATTAATGGCAGATGAAGGACATCGATTTAGCTGATATGCTGAGCATAATATTGCTTCGCCCCATAGATGTTTTGGCAGATTAGCCTCATTCAGTTGTGTTCTGGCTTTGTTGTATAACGTCTGATTCATGCGTTCGGCAACTCCATTGCTTTGTGGTGAGTATGGGGTAGTATACTGTATAATAATGCCACGCTCCTGACAAAATGATtccatttttctatttttaaactcTCCTCCATTGTCACATCTTATTTTCTTAACTCTTATtcctttttcattttcaaatctatttatgtagtgtataatattatctgtTGCTTCACTTTTAGTTTTTAGGAGTCTCACTTCGCAAAAGTGTGAGTAATCGTCGATTATAGTTTGATAATATCGCTCTTCGTTTAAACCTTCGATATTTGCTGGCCCTGCTATATCTGTATGTATCAATTCGCCTATACTATGCGACCTTGGTTTCAATATCCTTTGGAATGGTTTCCTCTTTCCTTTTCCTTCCATACATGGACCGCATACATTTTTGCTTACCGGTAGGTTCATAGTTTGTAAACTCCTACGGTTGAGGTGTCCCAGCCTTCTGTGCCATACTTCTCCGGTGCTGAAATTAGCATAGTTACATCTATCTACACCTATCTCTGTATGTAACTTATATAGTTTCCCTGAACAGTATCCTACTATTTTATTACCgctattattattcttctGAATTTCTACAGTTTCAGAGTTAAACCTTACTTCACAATCATTCTGAACTATTTTTCTTACAGAAAGTAAGTTAAATGATAAGTCTTCTACTATTAGTGCGTCTATTTTTATACTTGCGCTATCACTTGTGACATAAATATTTCCTCTCTTGTTTGCTGTTACGTAATCTCCATTTGCTATGaatattttcacttctttaTCTAAGTATTGAATTCCTGACATATATCTCTCGTATTTACTTTGAATTAGATGTTCTGTGCAACCTGAATCTACAATGAACTCTAATTTACAATTCTCTACTTTGttgttcttaaaattatcattttgtGTACCTGCTATGAATGAAAATTCTTTGTTTTCTTCTGATGTAGTTGCAGCCGTGTGCTGCCACGATGACCCCTGTTGGCTCGCATGATGTCTTTGACCTTCTTGACTATAGTGTCCATATTGATATCCTTGTCCTCTTGCTATATGTCCTCTTCCTCGACCATGACCTCTGTTTCCTCGTCCTTGAAATTGTGTTCCTCTTCTCTGTCCTCTTCCTCTTCCTCGGCACTCTGTTGCTATGTGTCCGGGTTTGTTGCATCTGTAGCATGTCACTATATTGGGGAATGCTGTTTCTTCACTTGTGTGTTCCGGATTTTTGTTCTTCATCTTTAGTTCTTCATCTAATAGTCTCGCTTTTACATATTCTAACttaatatctgtatttattgTTTCTATTGCTGTTATTAAGCTGTCATACCTTTCTTCTAGTCCTGTCAGTATGTAACAGACTTTATATTTCTCTTCCACCTTCTCTCCGGTGCATTCCAGTTCCCGTACGATGGTATCAAACCTGGCGAAATACTCTTCTAGTTTCTCTAATTTTTCATGTTTCACGTTTagcaattttcttcgtaaATGAATCTTAGTCATTATACTCTTTCTTTGGAATGTGTCTTCTAGTACTTTTACCATTTCTTGTGCCGTGTTGCActcttttattatgtttaaatgcTTGTCCGTAAGGCATTGAACTATGATGCATTTAGCCTTCGCATCGTTCGCTTTGTATTTTTCATCACTCTTTTCGGTGGTTTCGCTgtctaaaacatattttatttgcttatCTTCTAGTAAGCACTTGACTCTGAACAGCCAATTATCGAAGCTTGAAGCTTCCAACTTTGGGTAACTTTGCGCCATATCGCCCATAACctgttatttatatatgtaggcGCAGTGGATATTTGTAGAGAATTAGAAGAAATACTCACATATTGGGTATAATTaacttttattgtaaattggagaaaataatatgtacagcCATGTTGTTTGTTACCAGTAGACAAGGAAGTGACATAGATAAATtcctgacaaaaaaaatatttatattgtacctacttcatcatcatcatcagtccaCTACTGAACGttggcctctcccaaagcacgccccTGTATGCGAtcttccgcatccaatcattaccagccacctttcgcaagtcgtcaccacATCTAGcctatattttacttaattaatgaatATTGTTTCAGGGATcgtgtatttaaaattaatatgacTGATATAAGTCAGTCCCACTGTGAGGTAAGCAATAAATAAACCAACCTACTCTTATAATCTCTACATTACAATATCGGCCATAAACTCAAAAACGCGAAACGCATTGCATTGCGTTGCCTTTACGATCATCTATGGTGAAtcgattatttaaattaacctCTTGCGATATTAGCTTCATAAAATTAATTCCGTAATCGATAACTCAGatgggctagcacggggcgcatttaagacgtgacgtgacaaaagttctccgtcgcgctcgctcttgaggctgcgcgatacgcgaagcaaaacttttgtcgcGTCCCAggctagcccttctgatcgAAACACAAAACCTACACCTAACCTCTCCCCCAGAGGGACGCACTAGTCCTCGAAGCCGGCAACGTGGCCCGCTGCGTGTCCAAGGGCAAGTCGGAGCCCTTCGAGTGCCGCAACCACGTGCGGGTGCTGCAGCCGCTCGGCGACGGCCAGCGGCTGTACGTGTGCGGGACTAACGCGCATAGTCCCAAGGACTGGGTTGTTTATGTGAGTCtctataatttatttggtATTTTGGGCTAATGTCCGTGAGATTTGCATCGCCTTAAGAAGTTTTGACGTGGTGATTTCGCGATATATTGCAGCAGACTTTGTGCTGCTTCCTGCatacaaaatttcatgaaaatttgTTCAGTAGTTTCGATGGGAAAGAGTGTCTGAATTCATACGGAAAAACCTTTTAAGGTGAAGGGAAGCTCGCAGTTAACATTTTAAAGCATTGCTGATACTTACAATATCTACTTTATCTGACCtggaataaattaaatacatgtattattattatttaagtttgtAAGGTATACGTTTTATTAATTCggtaataataagtaaacttCCTCCAACAGTTAAACCTTACCCACTTGCCTCGCCATGAGTACATCCATGGCATAGGGCTGGGGGTGGCAAAATGTCCGTACGACCCAGCGGACAATAGCACAGCAGTGTGGGTGAGAGATGGGAACCCTGGGGGACTCCCGGCGCTATATGCCGGCACCAACGCAGAGTTCACGAAAGCTGACCCAGTCATCTTCAGGAATGACCTGTTCAACTCCAGGACGGGACTGAAAGAGTACAGTTTTAAGAGAACTCTGAAGTACGACTCGAAATGGTTGGATAGTAAGTGTCAAATACTTTACGTATTTTTGGATTATCTATTTGtgacaataattaataatgatactgcggcaaactaaaaataataaataataaaataatagagaTCGACTACGCTGACCGCAACAGAACTGTCGCAATCCCGATCCTAATATATTCACCCAATTACCATATGTTTCTCTTTTTCCTAGAAACCAACTTCGTGGGTTCCTTCGACGTTGGGGAGcatgtgttgttttttttccgCGAAACCGCCGTGGAGTTCATGAACTGCGGTAAAGCGGTGTACTCCCGTGTGGCTCGAGTCTGCAAGCAGGACACGGGGGGGAAACACATACTGAGCCAGAATTGGGCCACTTACTTGAAGGCCAGACTGAACTGCAGCATACCTGGGGAGTTCCCGTTCTACTTTGATGAAATTCGTGAgtgtgttttttatattatgatgaaTAAAGCGGGTGCTATAAATTGAaggatattatttttattaccaaCGGAATTCTGGTGCCAGATTTGGATAGTTATTGGTTAATCTATTAGCTTAGCGTACCTTAACATCAGTATTGTTCCTGTAGGATGTGGAATCTTGTAAAACTTATACAGTAAACATCTTCCAACCCTGCTCCATACAGAGATTCTGAAGTTGTATTACGCatattttatatgatttatatttccataaaaaaaactattcctATACAACACGTCTATGTCCATACAGAGAGTGTGTACCAGATCCCGGGTGACGCGTCTCGGTTCTACGCGGCGTTCACGACCGGCGCCAGCGACGGGCTGGCCGGGTCCGCCATCTGCACCTACTCCATGGAGGATATACATGAGGCCTTCGCCGGCAGGTTCAAGGAACAGGTATACTTAATAGAGATTCTTGTATCAGACTTTGTATACATACCTACGCCTAGTGTACCCGGGCATAGTCAGTAAAGGACAACTAATCTGAAATAGCCTTATATGTCCGGCCATAGCCGGGTAGCCAGACAGACGCTAAATTaaactggctaatcctttcaccacggtgacaaactgTAGTCCAgttttactatagtttttgtcaccgacacgctgtCTCTGACTACCCAGGGTGCGCTGGACGTATTAGAACAGgaacattatttatatataaggaACTGGTCGCCACATGAGGGCTCCTTTCGTGTACCTAACCCAGAATAGTTACCACCAGTAGATTTTCATCcttctataaataataatatcccaTTCTTCAGGCCACGTCGAGCTCGGCGTGGCTGCCAGTACTGAGGGCCCGCGTGCCGGAGCCGCGCCCCGGCACCTGCGTCAACGACACCGCCGCGCTCCCGGACAATGTGCTCAACTTCATCAGGTAACTAATAAAGCCGTAAACGATggcaaaatataatatttgtataatagGTAAGAACGTATCCTAGGGTTTATTCAATTAACCCATGTGCCTTAATCTGCTgttatgtaattttgtttcTGATATGGTACAAATACGAATCTCCAACTAGCCACTTTTCCTCCTATTCACAATAAAACTACCAGCTATCTGTTCAAGGCTGATTGTGTTTTCTTTTTGGACACCTTGTACCTCCACACTCATATGATTCGCTCCATAACTTTACTGAGTACCTCCGTTAACTTCCAATCTCATCCAACACCGACCCGCAGTCACTTAAGCGCGAAAACGCGAAATTAATCTTGTAAGTAATTCGCATCACGCAGTCATGTCACAAAATATTCATGAAGTAGGGAGCACATTCGCTTTATTGGAAAGCGCGGATTGTTCCACGTATCTCTCCCGAGACAGCTTTAATCTCAACAAGCCGGCGCGACCTCACATTAGTTTCGCGAGTCGCGAGTGCGTTCCTTAATTGGGTCACATGGCGTAAttgacggcggcggcgacgcgcCTTCAGCCTCCCTAACCACGCAAAGCCCTCAATCTCATTTGGTAATTGTAACGTGGAGTGAGATTGCTTCCTAGTAATTGAGCTGAGCTCGTCGGTTAATAAATTATCGTATTTCAGATCTCACCCGCTGATGGACTCGGCGGTGCGGCAGGAGGGAGACGCTCCTGTGTTCTTCCGACGAGATTTGGTCTTGACCTCTTTGGTGGTCGACAAGCAGTTTGTCGACATGTTGGGAGCAGACATCACTTACACAGTGTACTACGCAGGCACAAGTAAGTTGGATAATCATCGACAATATTTCATCTGGTTGAACACGTGACTAAGGTTCTTCTTCCGTATTGTTCAGATGCCGGTGAGATCTACAAGATCGTGCAGTGgtcgggcggcgcggcgcgcgtgGCGGACATATGGCGCGCGGCCGACAACGAACCCGTCCGGGCCATGGCCATCTCCAGGCAAATGCACTCGCTGTACGTCACCACAGACAACCGGATACGACAGCTGCCCCTACGAGCCTGTTCTCACAGGTAACCTTACAGAAATTCCTTCAATCTTGCCAATATCGAAACCCAGATTATAGATATTTAAACGTTATGCCATTGAAACCAGGTACGACAGTTGCGTCCGCTGCGTGCTAGACCCGTACTGCGGGTGGGACAAAGAAGCGGATGCATGTAGACCATACTCGCCTGGTCTCCTCCACGACGCCACTAACTCCACGCCGGCGATCTGCGAGGCCAGCGCGCCTCAGAGGACCATCAGGGCGGGCTACGGGCAGAGCGTGCA
This window encodes:
- the LOC105389330 gene encoding semaphorin-2A — protein: MSGWLGRVGWLGWLLMAVLAEAWVAFQEAPCCRPAAHHRVRHHRDHIREFTCGTLFYRTLYMNEDRDTLYVGAMDRVFKINMTDISQSHCERDALVLEAGNVARCVSKGKSEPFECRNHVRVLQPLGDGQRLYVCGTNAHSPKDWVVYLNLTHLPRHEYIHGIGLGVAKCPYDPADNSTAVWVRDGNPGGLPALYAGTNAEFTKADPVIFRNDLFNSRTGLKEYSFKRTLKYDSKWLDKTNFVGSFDVGEHVLFFFRETAVEFMNCGKAVYSRVARVCKQDTGGKHILSQNWATYLKARLNCSIPGEFPFYFDEIQSVYQIPGDASRFYAAFTTGASDGLAGSAICTYSMEDIHEAFAGRFKEQATSSSAWLPVLRARVPEPRPGTCVNDTAALPDNVLNFIRSHPLMDSAVRQEGDAPVFFRRDLVLTSLVVDKQFVDMLGADITYTVYYAGTNAGEIYKIVQWSGGAARVADIWRAADNEPVRAMAISRQMHSLYVTTDNRIRQLPLRACSHRYDSCVRCVLDPYCGWDKEADACRPYSPGLLHDATNSTPAICEASAPQRTIRAGYGQSVHLAAFARTPDALRDQHVVWYHHSREKGRYKISVNSDHVLETSERGLVLLAVAAADGGRYECYFGPTLLATYNLEIDMHRCTQPSKSHEYKQVYSDWCHEFEKYKSAMKAWEVRQMQCSKSLNSSEHNSMSNELAASLR